Proteins co-encoded in one Crateriforma spongiae genomic window:
- a CDS encoding ExeA family protein produces the protein MYESFFKLTGRPFENFGDDSYYPSESHQTAMLKMRYAIENRRSAIAVCGDSGIGKSMLIRLLAAQLPEAIAPLVTVVFPKLPGDQLLGYVTDKITRQCGPPDEPDRLTLHRLESFLDENVAADRHALVVVDEAHLLDSHEQLETLRLLLNLATGGGHAESALTLLLVGQSILLTQIEQNASLDERVSEKCLLRRFTPDQTASYVQHRLQQVGRQMPDVFTTAAVDRLHSRSLGIPRRINRLADLALMVAYADDAARVTEDHIEGVHRELATTP, from the coding sequence GTGTACGAATCATTTTTCAAGCTGACCGGTCGCCCGTTCGAAAACTTCGGCGATGACAGTTACTATCCGTCGGAATCCCACCAGACCGCGATGCTGAAAATGCGCTACGCCATCGAAAACCGGCGTTCGGCGATCGCGGTATGCGGCGACAGCGGAATCGGTAAATCAATGCTGATTCGGCTTTTGGCGGCACAATTGCCCGAAGCGATCGCACCATTGGTGACGGTTGTTTTTCCCAAACTGCCCGGCGATCAATTGTTGGGATACGTCACCGACAAGATCACTCGCCAGTGTGGACCGCCCGATGAACCGGATCGCTTGACCCTTCATCGTTTGGAATCGTTTTTGGATGAAAACGTTGCGGCCGATCGCCACGCTTTGGTGGTGGTCGACGAAGCTCACCTGCTGGACAGTCACGAGCAACTGGAAACCTTGCGTCTGTTGCTGAACCTGGCCACCGGTGGTGGCCATGCAGAATCCGCTTTGACATTGCTGTTGGTCGGCCAAAGTATCCTACTGACGCAAATCGAACAGAACGCATCCTTGGATGAACGCGTCAGCGAAAAATGTCTGCTGCGACGTTTCACGCCCGACCAAACCGCGTCTTACGTCCAGCATCGATTGCAACAGGTCGGTCGCCAAATGCCCGACGTTTTCACAACGGCGGCCGTCGACCGACTGCATTCTCGTTCGCTAGGCATACCACGCCGGATCAACCGGCTGGCTGATTTGGCATTGATGGTGGCGTACGCGGATGATGCGGCCCGGGTGACCGAAGATCACATCGAAGGTGTGCACCGGGAATTGGCGACCACGCCTTGA